In Citrus sinensis cultivar Valencia sweet orange chromosome 4, DVS_A1.0, whole genome shotgun sequence, one DNA window encodes the following:
- the LOC102609781 gene encoding probable receptor-like protein kinase At2g42960, with product MSSEGSLNTELSKKTSFLGLKLWVLIGISVGAFIVLILCILSVWVSFRRKSRKSLDKFSLTQIPNVSKDIKVDRIVGQNFNDHPESVFLSVHDKSSDKNSEKMHVHLGMSKSSDPDNISQCSSVHHHERACSSQSGEEGSSGAGHKHSSLSYGGLVTASPLIGLPEISHLGWGHWFTLRDLEIATNRFSAENVLGEGGYGVVYKGRLINGSEVAVKKLLNNLGQAEKEFRVEVEAIGHVRHKNLVRLLGYCIEGVHRMLVYEYVNNGNLEQWLHGAMRNQGNLTWEARMKVIIGTAKALAYLHEAIEPKVVHRDIKSSNILIDDEFNAKVSDFGLAKLLDSGESHITTRVMGTFGYVAPEYANTGMLNEKSDIYSFGVLLLEVVTGRDPVDYGRPANEVNLVEWLKMMVGTRRAEEVVDPNLEVKPATRALKRSLLVALRCVDPDSEKRPKMSQVVRMLEADDYPFREDRRNRKSRTTSMEIESLKESTEIESKVEDSEGRISEKTHG from the exons ATGTCCTCTGAGGGTTCTTTGAATACGGAATTATCGAAGAAGACGTCATTTTTGGGTCTTAAACTATGGGTTTTGATTGGTATATCAGTTGGTGCTTTTATAGTTTTGATTCTTTGTATCTTATCTGTATGGGTCTCATTTAGGAGGAAatctagaaaatcattggaTAAGTTCTCCCTAACCCAAATTCCAAATGTCTCTAAAGACATCAAGGTTGACAGAATTGTGGGCCAGAATTTCAATGATCACCCTGAAAGTGTGTTTCTCTCAGTCCACGATAAATCAAGTGACAAGAATTCAGAAAAAATGCACGTTCATTTGGGGATGAGTAAATCGAGTGATCCTGACAATATCAGTCAATGCAGCTCTGTTCATCATCACGAAAGAGCATGTAGTTCACAATCAGGGGAAGAAGGAAGCTCTGGCGCCGGTCATAAGCATTCTTCACTGTCTTATGGAGGATTGGTGACAGCCTCTCCCTTAATTGGTTTGCCAGAAATTTCACATCTTGGTTGGGGCCACTGGTTTACTCTTAGGGATCTTGAAATTGCAACAAATCGTTTCTCAGCAGAGAATGTGCTTGGGGAGGGTGGATATGGAGTTGTTTACAAGGGTAGATTGATCAATGGATCCGAGGTAGCAGTGAAGAAGCTTCTTAATAACCT GGGACAAGCAGAGAAAGAATTCAGGGTTGAAGTGGAAGCCATTGGTCACGTTCGACATAAGAATCTGGTGCGACTTTTGGGCTATTGCATAGAAGGAGTTCACAG GATGCTGGTGTATGAATATGTGAACAATGGCAATTTAGAACAATGGTTACATGGGGCTATGCGTAACCAAGGTAACCTCACTTGGGAGGCCCGAATGAAGGTTATTATTGGTACTGCCAAGGC TCTTGCTTATTTGCATGAAGCAATAGAGCCAAAAGTAGTTCACCGGGACATAAAATCAAGCAACATCTTGATAGATGATGAGTTTAATGCCAAGGTATCTGATTTTGGCTTGGCAAAGCTCTTGGATTCAGGAGAGAGTCACATCACGACCAGAGTCATGGGAACATTTGG TTATGTGGCACCTGAATATGCTAATACTggcatgttaaatgaaaagagtgaCATTTACAGCTTTGGAGTCCTACTTCTCGAAGTAGTTACTGGAAGGGACCCCGTGGACTATGGCCGACCTGCTAATGAG GTCAATCTTGTTGAGTGGCTGAAGATGATGGTGGGGACAAGGAGAGCTGAGGAAGTTGTGGATCCAAATCTTGAAGTCAAACCTGCAACGCGAGCATTAAAACGTTCACTTCTAGTTGCACTCAGGTGTGTGGATCCTGATTCAGAGAAGAGACCCAAAATGAGTCAAGTTGTACGGATGCTTGAAGCTGATGACTACCCATTCCGTGAG GATCGAAGGAACAGGAAGAGCCGCACAACAAGTATGGAAATTGAATCCTTAAAGGAATCAACGGAAATTGAAAGCAAAGTAGAAGATTCAGAGGGCCGTATATCCGAGAAAACTCATGGATAG